CGGAGTCGTGattcatttctattttgttCTCAGTTTTGCAGGATTCGATTATCTGAAAGGacaaaaaaagttgtgagatacgacaagcaataatattttgaatgtaataaTGTGAACTTATGCCAAACACCACGTACATTCGAATAATAAAAGAAGAGAAGGAAATACTTGACTAAGTTTCACAATTTTAATTGAACTATTTGTTgccattaaaaaatattgatcttaaattcatcattttcattttcaaaattcaattcagcattCATTTAAACTGCAATTTAATTGTGAGGAGTTTTAAAAGACTATAGTTGAGTTCACTTTCTAGGTAGAGGAAGTTTGTATTTCTTAAATATTCAGATTAAAAGAGTGAATGAATCGATGTCGATacaagaggatgtattgatatctagttagcatagaccagttccatgcataaaaaattattgcgttaccatagcaacgaacaaaataactcatcagaagtgtcagtgtgaagtttgaagtcaaaaaagtaaaccagagttacgcaataaatcaaaagaaagaagatgtccaccgaaattgtgaaaatcgaaaaatttgagtatcgagccatcgtcaagtacgtgtatttaaaatggttacggggtaagcagatttacgaagatatgcttaatatccttgatgatcaatgtcctccgtatgcgaccgtgaaaaattggactgaagcttcaaaagaggtaaattttccattgaagatgatgaccgatcgggaaagacAGTTTATGTGTGAGTCTCCgagaatatcgatgcagttcatgacatgattttatcagaccgtcgaattaggctaaaacggatatctgaagcactaaatatttcatgcgaacgcgttcatcatatagtttacgtcaatttggacgtgagaaaaattgctgcaaaatggatccccaaatgtttgaatgttgacctaaagcgtgcgagggtaaaagcatcgcgttcgatctgtgctcgatttgaaaacgatgtagaattcttaaacctaattgttactatggatgagatttgggtacatttctacgatccagaaacgaagcaaaaatcgatgaaatggcaaaactctggttcttcaagacccaaaatcgtccaaaaatcggcaagaaaagttcttgtttcagttttttgggattggcatggagtaaccatgattgattttttggataagggtagaactataaccggagattactattagacatttctgaccattctacgggaaaaaattgaggagaaaaaacccggaaagctatccaaaggtgttttgtttttgcaggacaacgtccctgcacacaaatctaatgttgccatgaaaaaaatccgtgatcaagagtttgaattactagaacaccccctttattcaccagatttggctccatccgactatcatctctttcctcaacagaaagaacgttttaaaggtcgtaaattttctttcaacgaggaggttataaaagctgtggagttctggttttgagagcaagaagaaacatctttttgaaaggtctagagacgttgcaggttctttgtaataaatgcatatccaattaagaggagagtatgttgattaataaaatattttgacattgaaattttgtttggttctatagtagactaagaatttttcaatatatcctcgtatgtaccaataagaagaatttaagatgaatatttttcaatggtaaaGATCTATTCTGCAGATTGAATCAACAACTGGTTTCTCTAATCTCTGTATAACTCCCAACCACTTCGTAGATTTCTATCATGTAAAATTTGTACATAAAGGTGATAAAGGTAAACGTTTAGATCTTTGAAAATTCCTAGAAATATCCTCAGcccaaaaacaaagtataccaaTTGTAAACGATCAATTAAATTTCCGCCTATCTCCGATTTCAACATGAGTTTAATGATATGAAACCGGAAACACGCGTATCAACAAATATCTTAATTAAAAATTGCGAAACCGAGTCAAGTGTTCTAGTTCATCATGTTTAACCAAGAGTCATGCGATTAATCAATAATTTCGACTACTTACATTCATCATTTCGTCCTTCAGTCCGTTCAGCAGTAGACCCAAAAATTCCTCAGCGTCCTCTTGACGTCCCTCGACAAGAAACGAGTCGCTTCTGGTATCATTCAGGATGGTGTAGATCGAAGAGGCTTCGATCGAGTCGCCGCAGGAGAAGTCGAAACTCccctgtttcttcttgttccttTTCGATATACGGTTTAGGTAGGAATCGGGCAGCTTCTCGAAATTATTGATGAATTTGCACCTGGaagatttcaaattgatttAGATGCTGTCAAAGCGACGGATTGTTATAAAACTTACATGTTCTTTATGATGGGTGGTAGGCCGTGTCCATTCTCCGTCAAATTCTTCGAAAGTCCTATCAGCAGATTGCATAAAGGTGGGCAGGCCAGCAAAGCTTGTAAAATCGAATTGATGTAGCAATAATTGCTCCTATTGATTAAGCCTCTTGGTTGAAGATTAGCACTTTTTCCATCAATTTCGAAGTTCGATagaaattctggaaataaaatgaaatgttgagtaacaaatatagaaaaagtttattgatatcacaacaaaaataattgattctTCAACTCAAACAACTGACTATGTAAAACCTAAACGTTtttctactcaaaaaatttaatcaaagtCTCTTCAACAACTAACCTGCTAGTCTGTGAGTGGCTGGATCAATAGTTCTGCTTTTTTCAACAATGTCCAACGATTTAACTTTCTCATCACTGCGTTCAGTCACTAACTCTCCATTTGTCGTGGGTTCCTCTTTCTTGAAGAGACTCGTCCATGATTTCTTCGCCCATACGTTTACAGGTTCATTAACATCTGATTTGactccattttttttcacatcacaCGTCTGGACCTTCACAGgcttattcttcatttcttcagTCTTGTTCGAGGATGTTGccacaatattttcaactttaacaGGCATCACTTCGGTATTACTTTCGATCAGGTTCGATATTGGGGCACTCGGTGAATTGCGAAGTTCTTCCGCAATTTCATTGGAGGGAACTGTTTCTTTGTCAGCCGTTGTAGAAACTTGTGTGGGAATGAAATGATCCGTCTTAGAAGTGGGTGTATCAACAGATATAGCATTGTCGTATGAGATCAGTGTTTCTTCATCAACGTCTGACGGCTTCTTACATTCGACTGCTGCATTTGGTTTTCTgtgtaatttttctgaaaataagtcGATTATTAAATTTCTAGTTACAACAAATCTTTCTTGGACTACATttgcaaggatattattattgaaaaatacatcacaatACTCACTTTGGGGAGATTTCTTCTTGAGAGTCCAAGGCAAGGAGATTCTTTGAGGGGTATCGGACAGACAAGAATTTATGTGACGAATCTCGTCCACTTCCAACCCTGTTATATCTAAAAactgcatattctgaaaataaaataaatattaatgtcatttcagatattgaagttgatataatgttatattcaaagtgctgaaaatatctttgaacTTCTAGAGATACTACCATATAGGTACATgatcattttcaaataaaaaaataacacatacctgtttgaaacagaaaatctgaacaacaaacaaattattgaatagcaaccaactgactagagataaaaaaaaagaattacttacatccataacttgaaaattcatcaatcatCAATCACAACACTGTAATATCACCTTAAAGTTCGTTtataatattcgaaaacttGCGAGTATTCAAACAGTCTAAACAATCTTAACACCATTAAGGTTAACTCAACTGACTGA
This genomic stretch from Coccinella septempunctata chromosome 7, icCocSept1.1, whole genome shotgun sequence harbors:
- the LOC123317812 gene encoding ubiquitin carboxyl-terminal hydrolase 10-like; amino-acid sequence: MNFQVMDNMQFLDITGLEVDEIRHINSCLSDTPQRISLPWTLKKKSPQKKLHRKPNAAVECKKPSDVDEETLISYDNAISVDTPTSKTDHFIPTQVSTTADKETVPSNEIAEELRNSPSAPISNLIESNTEVMPVKVENIVATSSNKTEEMKNKPVKVQTCDVKKNGVKSDVNEPVNVWAKKSWTSLFKKEEPTTNGELVTERSDEKVKSLDIVEKSRTIDPATHRLAEFLSNFEIDGKSANLQPRGLINRSNYCYINSILQALLACPPLCNLLIGLSKNLTENGHGLPPIIKNMCKFINNFEKLPDSYLNRISKRNKKKQGSFDFSCGDSIEASSIYTILNDTRSDSFLVEGRQEDAEEFLGLLLNGLKDEMMNIIESCKTENKIEMNHDSEDWKQMGPKNKRNITRKVQFDKTPISDIFGGLLCSKIHKTGDESTENIQPFLTLQLNIRTAKTITEALEQLTIKNQLEGITSAKTNQKVEAWQQVLIEKLPAVLVLHLQCFRYNGNGCTKIMKKVEFPIDLQVDSKILSGKPSSSSEKQYKLFAVVYHEGKEASKGHYVADAFHSGHHTWLRFDDAKVRSVSVESVLKPHGDRVPYLLFYKRGDIV